In a single window of the Streptomyces sp. HUAS ZL42 genome:
- the ccsB gene encoding c-type cytochrome biogenesis protein CcsB: MTLAAATNEHLANISNTLIYSAMAVYTLAFFAYIAEWLFGSRSKVGRTAAALTADAKKDAAKTTPAVTVKNAGGTAVLERPKVVVRSAAGARDVPDGPGAHGGDEQGDLYGRIAISLTLLAFLVEFGGVLARALSVQRAPWGNMYEFNITFSTVAVGVYLGLLALKKNVRWLGLFLITTVLLDLGLAVTVLYTASDQLVPALHSYWLYIHVSTAIFCGAVFYVGAVATILYLFKDNYENKLATGGKPGRFANSFLDRLPASASLDKFAYRVNAAVFPLWTFTIIAGAIWAGDAWGRYWGWDPKETWSFITWVGYACYLHARATAGWKGRKAAYLALLAFGCWLFNYYGVNIFVSGKHSYADVGLGALRSVGF; encoded by the coding sequence GTGACTCTCGCCGCCGCCACCAACGAACATCTCGCGAACATCAGCAACACGCTGATCTACTCCGCGATGGCCGTCTACACCCTGGCCTTCTTCGCGTACATCGCCGAATGGCTCTTCGGCAGCCGCAGCAAGGTCGGCCGCACCGCCGCCGCGCTCACCGCGGACGCCAAGAAGGACGCGGCGAAGACGACGCCGGCGGTCACCGTGAAGAACGCCGGCGGCACGGCCGTACTGGAGCGGCCGAAGGTCGTCGTGCGGTCCGCGGCCGGGGCGCGGGACGTGCCCGACGGGCCTGGTGCGCACGGCGGGGACGAGCAGGGCGACCTCTACGGGCGTATCGCCATCTCCCTCACCCTGCTCGCCTTCCTGGTCGAGTTCGGTGGAGTGCTCGCGCGGGCCCTGTCGGTGCAGCGGGCGCCGTGGGGCAACATGTACGAGTTCAACATCACCTTCTCGACGGTCGCCGTCGGTGTGTACCTCGGGCTGCTCGCGCTGAAGAAGAACGTCCGCTGGCTCGGCCTGTTCCTGATCACGACGGTCCTCCTCGATCTCGGTCTCGCCGTCACTGTCTTGTACACCGCCAGTGACCAGTTGGTTCCCGCCCTTCACTCGTACTGGCTGTACATCCACGTCTCCACCGCGATCTTCTGCGGCGCGGTCTTCTACGTCGGCGCGGTCGCCACGATCCTGTACCTGTTCAAGGACAACTACGAGAACAAGCTCGCGACCGGCGGCAAGCCCGGCCGCTTCGCGAACTCGTTCCTGGACCGGCTGCCCGCATCGGCGTCCCTCGACAAGTTCGCCTACCGCGTCAACGCGGCCGTCTTCCCGCTGTGGACGTTCACGATCATCGCGGGCGCGATCTGGGCGGGCGACGCGTGGGGCCGCTACTGGGGCTGGGACCCCAAGGAGACCTGGTCCTTCATCACCTGGGTCGGCTACGCCTGCTACCTGCACGCCCGTGCCACGGCCGGCTGGAAGGGCCGCAAGGCCGCGTACCTGGCGCTGCTCGCCTTCGGCTGCTGGCTGTTCAACTATTACGGGGTGAACATCTTCGTGTCCGGCAAGCACTCGTACGCCGACGTGGGTCTGGGCGCGCTCCGCTCCGTCGGGTTCTGA
- a CDS encoding SRPBCC domain-containing protein, whose translation MTGSVEQGTSETHGNPRTLHMLVRLPRSMETVWPALATPEGLGAWWTGVEVLEPRLGGAVVLRDLGRGQVTAWDVDRVAEYTVEGLGRIRFHLERDGDDASILRFTHEVQGEAETEEGWRARFERLIEYLAAAAS comes from the coding sequence ATGACCGGTTCCGTCGAACAGGGCACCAGCGAGACCCACGGGAACCCGCGCACGCTGCACATGCTCGTACGGCTTCCGCGGTCCATGGAGACGGTCTGGCCGGCCCTCGCCACCCCGGAGGGGCTGGGCGCCTGGTGGACCGGCGTCGAGGTTCTGGAGCCCCGGCTCGGCGGCGCGGTCGTCCTGCGTGACCTGGGCAGGGGGCAGGTCACCGCCTGGGACGTGGACCGGGTCGCCGAGTACACGGTGGAGGGCCTCGGGCGCATCCGCTTCCATCTGGAGCGGGACGGGGACGACGCCAGCATCCTCCGGTTCACCCACGAGGTTCAGGGCGAGGCGGAGACCGAGGAGGGCTGGCGTGCCCGTTTCGAACGCCTGATCGAGTACCTTGCGGCGGCGGCCTCCTAG
- a CDS encoding cytochrome c biogenesis protein ResB, which produces MSKTTASTTDGTPAAPDDQDLGAAGSQLSTAPEETAPGLPALGVVGWARWFWRQLTSMRVALLLLLLLALGAIPGSLIPQTGTDLTKVAAFRKDHPTLGDVYDRLGLFHVYSSVWFSAIYILLFVSLIGCIVPRTWQFVGQLRSRPPGAPKRLTRLPAYTTWRTEAEPEQVRAAALALLKKRRFRAHLAGDAVAAEKGYLREVGNLAFHIALIVLLIAFAWGQLYKSEGNKLVVEGDGFSNTLISYDDFKSGNLFSTDDLVPFSFTLDKFTGTYEDSGPNKGTPRTYQAAITYSEGAYGKERKTTVKVNEPLEIGDAKVYLTAHGYAPFVTVRDGKGDVVLRDAVPLLPLDSNVTSSGVVKVMDGYKNARGVSEQLGIQAFLLPTYEKGSETASTFPALRNPVLNLAPYYGDLGVNSGIPQSVYQLDKSHMKYFKDSKDQQLRVNLKPGETMTLPDGAGSVTYEGTKEWANFQVVQQPASGWALTGALTAIFGLAASLFIQRRRVWVRAVRGADGVTVVEMAGLGRSESAKVPEELGDLAGILYDQAPGAPEPDDDSSDSPDPQVVPAEGAEQQ; this is translated from the coding sequence ATGAGCAAGACCACCGCCTCGACCACCGACGGGACCCCGGCCGCCCCGGACGACCAGGACCTCGGAGCCGCGGGCTCCCAGCTGTCCACCGCACCCGAGGAGACGGCACCCGGCCTGCCCGCCCTGGGCGTCGTCGGCTGGGCCCGCTGGTTCTGGCGCCAGCTCACCTCGATGCGGGTCGCCCTGCTGCTGCTCCTGCTGCTGGCGCTCGGCGCGATCCCCGGCTCGCTGATCCCGCAGACCGGGACCGACCTGACGAAGGTCGCCGCGTTCCGCAAGGACCACCCCACCCTCGGTGACGTCTACGACAGGCTCGGGCTCTTCCACGTCTACAGCTCGGTGTGGTTCTCCGCGATCTACATCCTGCTGTTCGTCTCCCTCATCGGCTGTATCGTCCCCCGCACCTGGCAGTTCGTGGGCCAGCTGCGCAGCCGCCCGCCGGGGGCGCCCAAGCGGCTGACCAGGCTGCCCGCCTACACGACCTGGCGCACCGAGGCCGAGCCGGAGCAGGTCCGCGCGGCCGCGCTCGCGCTGCTGAAGAAGCGCCGCTTCCGCGCCCACCTCGCCGGGGACGCGGTCGCCGCCGAGAAGGGTTATCTGCGCGAGGTCGGCAACCTCGCCTTCCACATCGCGTTGATCGTGCTGCTGATCGCCTTCGCCTGGGGCCAGCTGTACAAGTCCGAGGGCAACAAGCTGGTCGTCGAGGGCGACGGCTTCTCCAACACGCTCATCTCCTACGACGACTTCAAGTCCGGCAACCTCTTCAGCACCGACGACCTGGTGCCGTTCAGCTTCACCCTGGACAAGTTCACCGGCACCTACGAGGACTCCGGCCCCAACAAGGGCACCCCGCGCACCTACCAGGCGGCCATCACCTACAGCGAGGGCGCCTACGGCAAGGAGCGGAAGACCACCGTCAAGGTCAACGAGCCGCTGGAGATCGGCGACGCGAAGGTCTATCTCACCGCCCACGGCTACGCCCCCTTCGTGACGGTCCGCGACGGCAAGGGCGACGTCGTCCTCCGCGACGCCGTACCGCTGCTGCCCCTCGACTCCAATGTCACCTCCTCCGGTGTGGTCAAGGTCATGGACGGCTACAAGAACGCCCGGGGCGTCAGCGAACAGCTGGGCATCCAGGCCTTCCTCCTGCCGACCTATGAGAAGGGCAGCGAGACGGCCTCGACGTTCCCAGCGCTGCGGAACCCGGTACTCAACCTGGCGCCGTACTACGGCGACCTGGGCGTGAACTCGGGCATCCCGCAGAGCGTGTACCAGCTCGACAAGTCGCACATGAAGTACTTCAAGGACTCCAAGGACCAGCAGCTCAGGGTGAACCTGAAGCCCGGCGAGACCATGACGCTCCCCGACGGCGCCGGTTCGGTCACCTACGAGGGCACCAAGGAGTGGGCGAACTTCCAGGTCGTGCAGCAGCCCGCGAGCGGCTGGGCACTCACCGGAGCCCTCACCGCGATCTTCGGCCTCGCCGCCTCCCTGTTCATCCAGCGCCGCCGCGTGTGGGTGAGGGCCGTGCGGGGCGCCGACGGCGTGACCGTCGTCGAGATGGCCGGCCTCGGCCGCAGCGAGTCCGCCAAGGTGCCCGAGGAACTCGGCGACCTCGCCGGGATCCTGTACGACCAGGCGCCGGGCGCGCCCGAACCCGACGACGACTCCTCCGATTCCCCCGACCCCCAAGTCGTACCTGCCGAAGGGGCTGAGCAGCAGTGA